A window from Staphylococcus succinus encodes these proteins:
- a CDS encoding SDR family oxidoreductase has translation MNIKNNTILITGGASGIGLQFTKKFYENNNKIIICGRNTEKLENIKSQFPEIITMQCDISSTEDRLNLYHWVIKNYPDINMLVNNAGIQNRFNILTANAENHWSDLNTEIQSNFEATVQLSILFSQHFANHNTDSSIINVSSGLAFAPMAIAPIYSATKAAVHAFTSSLRHQLSETQTNVYEVIPPAVNTDLGGKGIHTFGADPTDFINEIFEGLLNDKKEIGYGSSNDRLKMSKTELDQFTEAMYHQQKDTI, from the coding sequence ATGAATATAAAAAATAATACGATTCTTATTACTGGCGGTGCTTCAGGTATAGGATTGCAATTCACTAAAAAGTTTTATGAAAACAATAATAAAATCATTATCTGTGGACGTAATACAGAAAAATTAGAGAACATCAAATCCCAATTTCCCGAAATCATCACTATGCAGTGTGACATCAGTAGCACTGAAGATCGCTTAAATTTATACCATTGGGTTATTAAAAATTATCCAGATATTAATATGTTAGTAAATAATGCTGGTATACAGAACCGCTTCAATATTTTAACTGCTAATGCTGAAAATCATTGGTCTGATCTCAATACTGAAATTCAATCTAACTTTGAAGCGACTGTTCAATTATCCATTTTATTTAGTCAGCATTTTGCAAATCACAACACAGATTCAAGTATCATCAATGTTTCTTCAGGATTAGCTTTTGCTCCAATGGCTATTGCACCGATATACTCTGCAACTAAAGCTGCTGTACACGCATTTACATCTAGTTTAAGACACCAATTATCCGAGACTCAGACAAATGTTTATGAAGTCATTCCACCTGCTGTAAATACAGATTTAGGTGGCAAAGGCATCCATACTTTTGGTGCTGATCCTACTGATTTTATAAATGAGATTTTTGAAGGCTTACTCAATGATAAAAAGGAAATCGGTTACGGTTCATCAAATGATCGTCTTAAAATGTCAAAAACTGAACTAGATCAATTTACTGAAGCTATGTATCATCAACAAAAAGATACTATTTAA